Within the Siniperca chuatsi isolate FFG_IHB_CAS linkage group LG18, ASM2008510v1, whole genome shotgun sequence genome, the region TTCAAATCACTGGTCGCGATAAGACCGAAAGTCTTCCTGCTTAGACGTGCATCCCAAACCGAGGGTGGCGTACCAAACAGGACAATCTTTTGAGAGTTAGCGTTCCACCCCTACATTTTGTCCAGAGTACTTTACAACAGTCCTTTCTCCATACAAAATATGTAATAGGCCATATTGTTTTATGGGTGTTTGCAACCTGTACAATGTGAGTTTCCTGTAAATATCTGTCTCAAGAAGTATATTAATGTTCATACACATTTAAGTTTACAGTTGGTCtaaacctacagtatataaataatagTCTTCAGTCATTGGTTGGAGGTGAAGGTTTGGTTGGTTGGGTTTCTCTCCTAGCCCATGTTGGAGCGAAGAAAAATTAGTTTGTTCATCTCCTCGGCGGTTACCTGCTGCCTCCTCTTCATAGCCAGACTCTgctcacacacagtcacacactcactccGTATGCCTACAGCAGGCACAGCAAGGAGCCACAGTGCCAGGCGAGCAAGCCTGGGGAACTTCTCACCCACTGCTGAGCTCCAGTACTGGAAGAGGTCAGGTGTGCCTTGGAGAAGAGGCTCCGCCAGGTATTTAAAAATCTCTTGTCTAACTTGGCTCTGACTCTCATCATTACCAGACACTGTGCAAGATGAGGAGGTCCCCCTTGAGGTGCCAACATTGTTACCCCCACCCTCTATGCGGCTTATTTTAGGGGTTGGTGGGCCATCAGTGTCCCGCTCTTCGCCACCTGAACCTCCACCACCagtcatccctccatccctggTTTCAGCAGCCATTTCACATGCACGGGAGATTATGTCTTCATGCTGGTAGGCCGGCACTGAACGCAGCTTGAGCTGTGGGTCCAGGACCATGGCTACCTGGTGGGCTCGTTCAACCTAGAAACAGAGGAACATTTCAGTGACTTTCAGTCCATCCTAAAACCAATTACTCATTTCTACATTAATCATATATCAAAGCTCTttactagggctgggtattgaacctcaatacttttttggtaccaATTGTACCGACTGTGAAGTCAGCAAACCATCTTATTCAGGTAAAGTTCTTGCACAGCTGCTtttgtttagacaacattttacatttgagaacTCTGGCTTCttttattaaaggaaaaaagaaaactgttttgtAGAATATGTGTTTAGGTAATGAGGTATTGAAAAAAGCACCACTTTAACAGTACTGAAACTCTTGGAATTTTATCGGCACCAGCATTGTTAGATTTCAACAATATCTAGTTCTATTCCTATCagaatttaagtaatttttaagaGGAATCTTATCACTTtgacaaaagcaaaatattcatttaaagaTACGTAAGGTAAGCAAGTACCTTGAAGTTTTCCTTAAGTGCTTCTAGGAAGTAGTGGCAGAGTTTGCTAGCCGTaccagttccagcttctccagctTTGGACGTGAAAAACTTCTCCAAGCGTAGGTAGACGGGCAGCACCTGCTGTAAGGTTGGTCTCCTCTGGCTGCTCAGCTCCAAAGCTGCCAGACGCAGAGGGGCCAGCAGACAAGCCAGCGTCCCTAGCAGATGCTTGTTGAGACCTTGGAGGAGAGGAGCTGTGGCCTTACTGCGTCCATAAGCCTCGCAAATTTGTTCAAAGTGAGCATGGACCTGCAGAAGAGCTTCGGCCATACGATCCCAGCAAGGAGGGGTGGGGCATTGTGCAGGGCTGCCCTGTGTACCTTCTTCAGTTGTGCTTGTGGATGTGTTGGTGCACTGTTCCTCACGAAGGGACAGCGTGGAGGAGGAGGCAATATCTCTGCATGTTGAGAGAAGCTCAGCCAACTCATGAAGACCTCGAGCCTGGAGGCTGCGCTTCCCAAGAACGGCCTGGACAACTGCACCGAGTGAACACCCCGCGCATCGCAAGCATATCCGGCCCCGCCCACCACCACCAAGTGGTGATCCAGCAAATCCTGCTGCCCACACTCTGGGCTCGGAGACATACACGGTGCGAATGTCTGACATCACAAACTCAGACAGCACATTCTGCACCCAGTGGTGAACCTGCTCAGGCCCTTCCCTCAGCTCAGCCTCCCTCACGCCGAGCACATAGCGTTTCAGTCTTGACCCCTCCACCTGGTAGGCTGTTAGAACATAGCAAGCATCTGGGCCTGATGTCTGAGAGTGGCACGTGACAGCGATGCCAAGTGAAGCATTGGAGCCTAGGGCACACgtgactttgactttgacttgGTTGTACATGCGGGGCAGCTGGCGCAGTGCCAAGGCACTCATATTGCCAAAAGCATCACGGGTGGAGTAGGCACCATGACGAGCACCCGTATCCACTAGGGTCTGTGCCAACTTCAGGAAGTCCTTGCTGTTGAGCACGTTTAGCATGCTCAGATCTGAACACATTACCCGTAAGAGGCGCTCAGCCACCTGCTGTCGCTCCTTCTCAGGTAGTCCATTATTCTCTGCcagcacagacagcagatgGATGGTTAGGAAGGCAGAGCAAAACATAAGAAAGATAATtagtgttaatgtttttttaatttgatatattGGCAGACAACACACGGTGTCTTAGAAGGGAAAAGGAAACACAGAATCATAGAGAATGATAAAGACATGACAATATCATGGAAACAAACCTGACTTTGATTTACAGACCAGATTCACTTTGAAATTAGGGAAAATTTAGAGGCTATACTTGGcattatttgaattttattcaCTTGAGAAAGATTATCTTATTCCTCTAGTGGAACAGAAAACAGTCACATgtcagaaaaatataataattccatttttatgtgaaatgaaTGAAGTTGATGGCATTACTTACGGCTAAGAGTGTGGTTTCTCTGGGAGATACTTTGAGGCTGGATTTGTAGTTTAACTGAGGAATGGGCCTGGGTCTGAGCCTGGGCCTGGGTCTGAGCCTGGGCCTGGGTCTGAGCCTGGGCCTGAGCCTGAGCACCTCTCCACAGCTGCTCTTGAGGACCAGAGGCTGAGGAGCTTTTGGGAGAGTCCACTTTGGTGTGGTTCTCATTGTCCGCTGGGGAGATACAATATGGAACATCAGGCAGAGGCAACAAAATTATATGGTTTTAATTGAGAAAGTTTATGTTAAGTGTTTCCAAGTggagaaaaatgtaaagaacACAATTATgacacaaaattaaacaaacaaaacaactgtcagcaaaggaaaagacaaaaatacattacTTGGCCTTCCTGAGTCGGTCATTAACAAATTATGCCTTCAAAACCAGCTGTGCAAGTTTACAAAAAGAATTTCAACTGATTTGTTTCCTCAGTCAATTCTCATATAAGATCAGACACAAATCTTGCAGAGTATGTCATTAAATGAAGATAGTCTCACAGCAAATGGTAAATACCAAAAATTCATCATAAATTATCAACTagtgtaaatatattttgtttccatTAATGAAGCCTGGATAACAGCATTTTAAGACTGTCCACATGATAACTGTATAATTCTAACTGCATGCAAGGACAGGCAACATGATTCATGCATAAGATGGTAAACAAACTGCACTTAAGTCATTTATCcagtaaaaataccaaacatttggtggttacagcttctcaaatatgggTATTTGTTTGATATCCTTGttttcatatcattgtaaaattaatattttttgtttttttgacatgtTGGCAAGACAGCAATTTTGTCATGACTTTCGGCTGTGGTTGCTTGAGATTGGAATTGGCCtttatttctgatattttatatactaaatGATTGATTACTTATATACTCAATAATCCGAAGACAATGCgcctactgtatatatacacatgtatgatGCACAAGCTTTtgcaacaaaacattaaaaacccCATCCAGCACCCTCAGAACCAGATCTGCAACAACCCTCATTACATAATATATTCCTTGGAACTCTATATACAAATATTGTGCTGTGTGCAAGAATTTAATTCCTACACCTCAATAAAAAATTAAGAATTATGTGTGATCATACAGACTTTCACATGCATGGCAGCCACTGAGGGTGTGTTCACATTCGGTATTTGTTTCCCTGTCGAGCTTAACATGCATTTGTAGTCGTGGACTCACCAGCGTGGGACTGCATGTGCTCCAGCAGGTTGTTGTAGAACTGGAACTGGATGCCACAGGCACCACATGTGTAGGGTTCTAAAAAATCACAAGGCCCAGAAGAGCATTGACTCTTTGTCGGAGGAGAAAATGAATACAGTGTGCATCGGTCCATCTAGTAGCCTCTATTATCCCTGATCTATACTGGATCAGCAGCTCTGGAAGTCAGTTCCACCAAGATGTTGTTGCTTTTGTGATTTTTGCAATTGTGAGGCAGTTTTTGTGTTACTTTGCAAATAAATGCAGCAATGTTTAAACGTTGTATTTTAGGGTGTACTGGTGACCTAGGGGTTTAAGGCGCTGACCATGTATCACAACGTCCCTGGTTTGAATCTGACCGGGggcctttgttgcatgtcatgccccctctctatctctcccctcattttctGTCCGTTTCTACTGTATCCTAcctaataaaaaggcaaaacataacaaataaatcaatgtttacatcattaaataaaaacatttaaaacatttgtagCAGCTTTTCCAAAAATCTTCGTCCACCAAAAGAAAACCTTGTAGCAGTATGAGTCAGCCGATGCCTAACAGTCAGCCATTACAAGACACGGCTATATCTGAGCACCATGCAGACATACAATAAGTCTAATGTTAAAGATCATGTTCAGACATTCCCTAGTGATAATGAAGCTAAATGCAGAAAATCAGTATAATCACAATTGACTATAGAGAAACTATTTGCACAAAAACAATGACGGATTAACAAAAATTTAAGCAtaccagaaaaaaaaaggtggaaTGGGAAGGAGGCAGTGTGCGTATTTTCAGTTTTGAGCAGGAAGGTGGGGTTGGACTTACTCTGGGTTGTAGAGAAGGAGGTGGCCACCAGAGGGCTCGGAGTTCCTGTGGACAAGAGGACAGGGAGGGAGTTAAAACTATAGACACAGTAGATCATTCTCTACCGCTCTTTTCCCATGTCAGTGTGTTTAAGGTTTTTTGggtgttttttgttattgttttttaaaagggaaGCATAATTTGCAATCAAAGGGCTTAATGTTTCTATGATTTGGTATAGAACATTACGAGACCTCACAGAAATTTTGATCAGTGACTGGTGGTGATGTAAACAGAATACAATTaatttaaatactgtatttattacAGGCACATATTGCCATCACCAGGCAAACAAAACCACAAGCAGACTGATGCAAAAGTGTCAGATAGGTGCAACCAAGATGGAgaatcattaaaaaataaaaagtaccaAATAACAGTTATCATGAAACTCTTGTGTTGTATGACAACCAATTTTGAATGTTTGCCTGTTTAGGGTATAACAGAAGATGTTGTCCATGAAAAACCACCGAAGGTGGAAAAGGCATCCATAGAAAGGAGCACAGCTTTTAGCAGTTAAGTCAAGCACTGATGTATAGCCAGTGAAAACTTAAAGCCCCTGGAAACTTGGTTTAACATCTTAATCTTAAAGtcttaaatctttaaaatattctatattacattaaatattCCAGACAAAATATGCAACAAAGGTAAAGTCTGAAAATATAAACATCCTTAGGTAAGTTTAACGCtcactcagctaatctgcttcattgggactgtgtgggtgtggtttgatcaggtTTAATTAGCAGTGGCCTTgcaaaataagcaaacaaatcagattctgattgaaatattgctgattggtgcacagaaataCATAAGGTTGTCACGgtaccagaattttaaacttcaaTACAATActagtataaaaaaaattatactcAATACCTTTTTCGATACCATGGCAAAAAATAAGGCAGACAAAATAGGacaattttatcttttttttctttttttttttattaacaacctGCACAAAGTGCTGGTACAGAAAGTCACTGACCAGTTGAAGCCTTGGGATGAAAATCTGATTGtagatctgtttttttaaatatagcttCGTACATTCGATACTATCGAATGTATAATAAACAGAGATCTTATTGTTTTAAATACGTAGTACCTTAGAAATACATAATATCACAATATCTACTGAGAAACAACCAAGACTTTTGTAACTTTTGCAGAACATTTTGTGGTCATGTAGGACCTTTAGTTAGTTCATGTAAGGCCTTTAATTACAAGTCTCTTTTTGAGTCACTGCCATGATGTGTGGCAGCTGATATCAGAGCCAAAGGTGATTCAACATGGTTTTCAACAAGGTCTCCATTTTCATGTGTCTGAGTGTGGagtagaataataataacatagcTCTTGGACTTGAGTTTTATATAGTAACAATTGATGCAAGGTAGGTCACACAAACCTCTACATCCTCCATCTCAATTTTCAGCCCAGGCATCAGTAGCAAATCACTGTCTGCAAAAATACTGTTTCTGTCTATACCGACACTCACATATACCTGCTTTGTAGCACAACTGAAAATACTTCTCAGCATTTGAGCAGAAATGATACATttccacacaaatacacacacatctacataAAATAAGTGACTCAGTACTCACCGCTTGAATTCTGCGAGCTGTTTGTGTCAACCAGACTAGACTGAATTGCACTTTCCAGTTTCCGCCTGAATGGACTGTCTGTAAGTGAAAACGCAGGAAAAACAATGAGTGACATGCGCATGCTAAATAGTGGATAATATTCTTAATTCAAGTTCTGAACCCACACAACAGTTAAGATGGAGCAAAGTCAATGACATGTAATTTATTCATCTTAATGAATCAATCACACTAACAGCCTTGACAAAAGGATCCAAATGTtcatattacatttaaatatgggTTTAATTCCTCCTCTTCATTTCATCTTTTTGACCCACTTCTaagatgtgagtgtgtgccaTGCTTTAAATAGTGGCAGAGCGCTTCTTTGCAGAAAGATTGGTAGGGGGGGGTGTCATGTACCACAAAATACAGTACCAAATGGGAGAGAAATATGATATATGGCAGGTGGAAAAAAGTTTTGGTGAAGCCATAAAGCATTATCTAAAATTGCCTGAAATGTTGACAATGGACTTTATGTAATATGTTAAAATAACAACCTAAAACACAAATCTTTGTATTTGACTTTACTTTGCTGAagtaaatgcaaacaaaatgcatttcattttgttttagtttgtgaATCTTTCtggaaaaacagcaacagcttTAATGAGGATAACATTTGGTAAGAGAATCTGTGCGGCCTGtattaaatttagttttaatgttattaaacattttaacattttaatgtttttaggTGCTCGAggcaattaaaaaaagattcataacaagaaaaataaatgtttcatcaCTTAAACTGTGCAATTAACCATTCACTAAAGGTTAATAGTTACCAGCAGGGTTGCCACAAATACAGTGGCAAGGTGACCCAGAACCTTACATCCAATCTCTTATATTCTCTTATATCCTATTTCCACTGGCTCAGTGTTACATGCTTTAGCCACAGTGAAACATGCTCTTATGAATTTCTACCATGCGCTCACAGCAGGACTGTGATATTATTGTGACGGTCCCTGCCCTCAAATCCAGCTATGCCAATATCATAGTAAACCGACAGGCTGCACTTCTGTGGTCATGCTGGCGACAAGCGTccctttgtcattttaaaaatacattattcaaCAGTACAGGCAATACGTGTTTGGTTTCTGATCATGTTCACTAGACTGTCTTCCCATTTTATCAACATCAATCTCTGCTTAATTTTGATCCGACTTATTTCCAACAATATTACAATTTGTCATGTTTACACCCTCAGCCAATTACAAAGCATTTGTTCTACATCACCAATGacaaatataatgtatatgATCAGTAAATATTATACTTGGCTCTGAGTAAacggtaaaaaaaacaacaacttactGCTCTAGGGCTCTATGCACTGATATCAAGGTGCATTATTCTGAGGTTTGATGATCAAATTTTAATTAGGCACCATCCGGAGCAGGCACAATAAGTGTGTTGATAAGTATTCAGATTATGAGGTCATGAGGCATGCAAGCTTTGCTTAGTATTATACAATCAATCAACAAAATTACTGAAAAAATGTAGGATAAAAAAATTATGCTTACTTTTTATCTTACCAGTTTGACTGTGGCCAAATTTACTCATATCCATGCTACCACATTCCTGTACCCGTGATGCCTTCATATCGAAGGAGCCTACATCAAGATAGATTCTCAGAGTCATTTGTCGCTCAATACTCCAACTTAGACCAGTGACATCAAATCTGATTCCCACATCTGACAATActgattttttcccctcataaAAAGGTGCAtactaacatggtaaacatttaaaaacaaaattcaagaTGTTGGCTTCCATAATGTATGTTTATAAGAGGTTATACTTGTACAAACTAACACAATGACTAAATTAGGGACTTTAAAATCCAACACATTGTGGCTTTAAGCTAAACGGGCTCACCCATTGGTGTGTGAAGAGCAACATGCTCCTGGTATGGGTTGAAATACTTGTACTGCTTCCCACAAAACTCACAAACATAGCTCCCAGTTTCTGcagacaagaaaacacacaattaaacctttgtttttatcaaaatcCACGTTAGTGATAAAACCTGTATCATATCAATTAGATCCTTTTTTTTATGCCTTACTTTACTAGGGAGAAGCAGAAAACAAGAGGTCCTAATAGGAAGGAACTGGTGATCTTTTCCCAAACTGGATAATTTACTGAAACTGTTATGACTAGAATCATGCAAACATGCATTTTTGAATATGCATTAATAT harbors:
- the znf618 gene encoding zinc finger protein 618 isoform X4, with protein sequence MSAQEAPNPGKEQAGGGSAAPDGPSPTLAPQSTSTSPPPVTVKKEPGTLETSNGKVGDANPAEICVVIGGNDGGASGVGSRRAQPEGMFALGTPPPTKSTDSCIGSYVCGVCGKKYKYYNCFQTHVRAHRESESMVGDGLPQTPNNSFRYSCDICGKKYKYYSCFQEHRDLHAVDDPYEQVVLPVDGLKEEEPVEPYQKIGPRGKALAHLRRDRGFNRRQRVSLQTQLAVLAETGSYVCEFCGKQYKYFNPYQEHVALHTPMGSFDMKASRVQECGSMDMSKFGHSQTGKIKNSPFRRKLESAIQSSLVDTNSSQNSSGTPSPLVATSFSTTQTDNENHTKVDSPKSSSASGPQEQLWRGAQAQAQAQTQAQAQTQAQAQTQAHSSVKLQIQPQSISQRNHTLSQNNGLPEKERQQVAERLLRVMCSDLSMLNVLNSKDFLKLAQTLVDTGARHGAYSTRDAFGNMSALALRQLPRMYNQVKVKVTCALGSNASLGIAVTCHSQTSGPDACYVLTAYQVEGSRLKRYVLGVREAELREGPEQVHHWVQNVLSEFVMSDIRTVYVSEPRVWAAGFAGSPLGGGGRGRICLRCAGCSLGAVVQAVLGKRSLQARGLHELAELLSTCRDIASSSTLSLREEQCTNTSTSTTEEGTQGSPAQCPTPPCWDRMAEALLQVHAHFEQICEAYGRSKATAPLLQGLNKHLLGTLACLLAPLRLAALELSSQRRPTLQQVLPVYLRLEKFFTSKAGEAGTGTASKLCHYFLEALKENFKVERAHQVAMVLDPQLKLRSVPAYQHEDIISRACEMAAETRDGGMTGGGGSGGEERDTDGPPTPKISRIEGGGNNVGTSRGTSSSCTVSGNDESQSQVRQEIFKYLAEPLLQGTPDLFQYWSSAVGEKFPRLARLALWLLAVPAVGIRSECVTVCEQSLAMKRRQQVTAEEMNKLIFLRSNMG